One Salinimonas marina DNA segment encodes these proteins:
- a CDS encoding universal stress protein has translation MDKIITCVDGSPTTPAVTQAGKWAAKKLDRPLCFLHTIEKTPQHGADDYTGAIGLGARSSLLEEMTRLDEQKSKLALQLSNELLESMLADARADGVGAVESLQRHGDVVEALMALENQTRLVVIGRQGMSHDNDFKALGSHIETLLRKACQPVLVVPKSFSPPTSFMIAYDGRESADRALQKVLDGGLLHGIDCHLVAIKNNEADLKTKFDRAAADLTERGLKVTTAFLEGNINTTLARYQQDNNIGLMVMGAFGHSRLRQFFVGSNTLKMLETSDIPLIVLR, from the coding sequence ATGGATAAAATAATCACCTGTGTAGATGGCTCGCCAACGACACCGGCGGTGACACAAGCTGGAAAATGGGCTGCCAAAAAGCTCGACAGACCATTGTGTTTTCTACATACAATCGAGAAAACGCCTCAGCATGGCGCCGATGATTATACCGGCGCTATTGGGCTGGGCGCTCGCTCCTCCTTATTGGAAGAGATGACCAGACTGGATGAACAAAAAAGCAAACTTGCCCTGCAACTAAGCAATGAGCTACTTGAATCTATGCTGGCTGATGCTCGGGCTGACGGAGTGGGGGCTGTGGAGTCGCTGCAACGGCATGGCGATGTGGTAGAGGCGCTGATGGCTCTGGAAAATCAAACCCGGTTAGTGGTGATCGGGCGCCAGGGCATGAGTCACGACAATGACTTTAAAGCGCTCGGGTCACATATCGAAACCTTGTTGCGCAAGGCATGTCAGCCAGTGCTGGTGGTGCCGAAATCCTTTTCGCCACCTACCTCGTTTATGATTGCTTATGATGGTCGTGAATCTGCGGATAGGGCGCTGCAAAAGGTACTGGACGGCGGCCTGTTACACGGTATTGATTGTCACCTGGTGGCGATAAAAAACAATGAAGCCGATCTTAAAACAAAGTTTGACCGGGCCGCGGCCGATCTGACTGAGCGCGGGTTAAAGGTGACTACTGCATTTTTAGAAGGCAATATCAATACAACGTTAGCCAGGTATCAACAGGACAATAATATCGGTCTGATGGTAATGGGTGCATTTGGGCATTCCCGACTGAGGCAGTTCTTTGTTGGCAGCAATACGCTGAAAATGCTCGAAACAAGTGATATTCCGCTTATCGTTTTACGCTGA
- a CDS encoding VOC family protein yields MELGAFSVSLAVKNLEASKRFYQKLGFEIVGGEPSQNWLILRNQQHTIGLFQGMFEHNIMTFNPGWNSQCEALESFCDIRQLLTHFEAQGIDIVQQSVAGATGPGSFSIKDPDGNAILFDQHV; encoded by the coding sequence ATGGAATTAGGGGCTTTTTCGGTAAGTCTGGCAGTGAAAAATCTGGAAGCTTCAAAGCGTTTTTATCAGAAACTGGGGTTTGAAATAGTCGGGGGCGAACCGTCCCAAAACTGGTTAATACTGCGAAACCAGCAGCACACCATCGGGCTGTTTCAAGGCATGTTTGAGCACAATATTATGACCTTCAATCCTGGCTGGAATAGCCAGTGCGAAGCGTTAGAATCCTTTTGTGACATCCGGCAGCTACTAACACATTTTGAAGCCCAAGGCATTGATATTGTCCAGCAATCGGTGGCAGGCGCTACCGGACCCGGTAGTTTTTCTATTAAAGACCCCGACGGTAACGCGATCCTGTTCGACCAGCATGTATAA
- a CDS encoding MFS transporter: MNRNLFFLWQGQVISQLGMQAYTIAMMFWIMESSGSSAAMSVIFALSTLPQIIFGPIAGVIADRHANRKIIIWCDLIRGSTVLVMAAVLFSDLFSTAQVVIFFAVTACINGGCKAFFQPAIDAWIPDLTTREKLPQVMATFGSTTQATMVLGQASRGILFTLLGAPLLLLVDAVSYFLSALSECFIKQKTQDNSDRAIAITASFKSYKDDLLTGWRYLAGTSGMVPAALFVASINFFIAPVMLLLPFYVANQISAGAEWYGFLLAALALGSIIGYSHSNHLKQVLKKRSSLMLVSLHCFAFSLFIFSQSHHVYLSSFSFFTAGILPGFV, from the coding sequence ATGAACAGGAACCTTTTCTTTCTCTGGCAAGGACAGGTAATAAGCCAGCTTGGAATGCAGGCTTACACCATCGCTATGATGTTCTGGATAATGGAGTCATCAGGCTCATCTGCCGCAATGAGTGTGATATTTGCTTTATCAACGCTTCCCCAGATAATTTTTGGCCCGATAGCGGGTGTCATCGCGGACCGGCACGCTAACAGAAAAATTATTATCTGGTGTGACCTGATCAGAGGCAGCACCGTGCTGGTTATGGCTGCCGTTCTGTTTAGCGACTTATTTAGCACCGCCCAAGTGGTTATCTTTTTCGCGGTGACTGCGTGTATAAATGGCGGGTGTAAAGCGTTTTTTCAGCCTGCAATTGACGCGTGGATCCCTGATCTGACGACCCGGGAAAAACTGCCTCAAGTGATGGCGACGTTTGGCTCAACTACCCAGGCAACTATGGTATTAGGACAGGCGTCGAGAGGCATTCTGTTTACCCTTTTAGGGGCGCCTTTGTTGTTGCTGGTGGATGCTGTTTCCTACTTTTTGTCCGCATTGTCGGAATGTTTTATTAAACAAAAAACACAAGATAATAGCGATAGGGCCATAGCGATAACCGCATCATTTAAAAGCTATAAAGATGATTTGCTCACTGGCTGGCGATATCTTGCAGGTACGTCAGGCATGGTGCCAGCGGCATTGTTTGTGGCGTCGATTAACTTTTTTATCGCGCCAGTGATGCTGTTGTTACCTTTTTATGTTGCCAACCAAATTTCCGCCGGGGCTGAGTGGTATGGGTTTCTGCTGGCAGCGCTGGCGTTGGGAAGCATCATCGGGTATTCCCATTCAAACCACCTCAAACAGGTGTTAAAAAAACGCTCTTCGTTGATGTTGGTCTCGCTGCATTGTTTTGCTTTCAGTCTGTTTATTTTCAGTCAGAGTCATCATGTCTACCTTTCCTCGTTCAGTTTTTTTACCGCTGGCATCTTGCCTGGGTTTGTTTAA
- a CDS encoding SRPBCC family protein has product MISITLNQFVPAAPGKVQAVLLQHDRLNRFFEADFKLVSPQYDGEIEGGVGAVREVCVAGIRFCEQITHTDASLIRYQIVGRAPVHNHQGHIQLNTDGKDLSGTQLQYHIQFSTPWYVPGPLIKYLVHKDTAQALSRLAAYFDNRHCHEC; this is encoded by the coding sequence ATGATATCAATTACGCTAAATCAATTTGTGCCCGCGGCGCCTGGTAAGGTGCAGGCGGTGCTGTTGCAGCACGACAGGCTGAACCGGTTTTTTGAGGCTGATTTTAAGCTGGTATCCCCACAGTATGATGGCGAGATAGAGGGCGGCGTGGGGGCAGTGCGTGAAGTATGTGTGGCTGGGATACGCTTTTGCGAGCAAATTACCCACACTGATGCATCGCTGATTCGCTATCAAATTGTCGGCAGGGCACCGGTGCATAACCATCAGGGGCATATTCAGCTAAATACCGATGGTAAAGATTTAAGCGGCACCCAACTGCAGTATCACATCCAATTCTCTACCCCCTGGTATGTGCCGGGGCCTCTAATAAAGTATCTGGTGCATAAAGATACGGCGCAGGCATTATCCCGCCTGGCTGCGTATTTTGATAACAGGCATTGCCATGAGTGTTGA